A region of Massilia sp. KIM DNA encodes the following proteins:
- a CDS encoding GGDEF domain-containing protein yields MNEIRAFMLMLAIGNISYAVLMAGYSRTGRPDRSMKIWTWAKLIEGAGFLAFWLRPSLPPATGVLLSNGLLIAAAVGEALAYTTFLGYRWQRGLLGLFILGEGLLLATVAFDASAAQRVLLMSLVLATIAGLNGLIMIGTGPRFSLLRCIIGLPNLLVAFAFFWRAWVASGSGLDVYTPSPSQTTVYLGAYFLLVVNGFGFLLLCKQKDEARLRELATTDSLTGLANRHCFLAEAERAQAQARRLGQPLSLLMLDIDHFKRMNDGHGHAFGDRALQVFAAAAGAALRRGDLLGRLGGEEFAVLLPATDAAGAFALAERLRRAVATAALEDQGERMALTVSIGVATLGEGDGIGTALGRADKALYRAKRAGRNRVEQAEDPLDRAIA; encoded by the coding sequence ATGAACGAGATACGCGCGTTCATGCTGATGCTCGCCATCGGCAATATCAGCTACGCCGTCCTGATGGCGGGCTATTCGCGCACCGGCCGGCCGGACCGCTCGATGAAGATCTGGACCTGGGCCAAGCTGATCGAGGGCGCGGGCTTCCTGGCCTTCTGGCTGCGGCCTTCGCTGCCGCCCGCGACCGGCGTGCTGCTCTCGAACGGGCTCCTGATCGCCGCCGCCGTGGGCGAGGCGCTGGCCTACACCACCTTCCTCGGCTACCGCTGGCAGCGCGGCCTGCTCGGTCTGTTCATCCTGGGCGAGGGGCTGCTGCTCGCCACCGTGGCCTTCGACGCCAGCGCGGCCCAGCGCGTCCTCCTGATGTCGCTGGTGCTGGCCACGATCGCCGGCCTGAACGGCCTGATCATGATCGGCACCGGGCCCCGCTTTTCGCTCCTGCGCTGCATCATCGGCCTGCCCAACCTGCTGGTCGCCTTCGCCTTCTTCTGGCGCGCCTGGGTAGCCAGCGGCAGCGGCCTCGACGTGTACACCCCCAGTCCGTCCCAGACCACGGTCTACCTGGGCGCCTACTTCCTGCTGGTCGTGAACGGCTTCGGCTTCCTGCTGCTGTGCAAGCAGAAGGACGAGGCGCGCCTGCGCGAGCTGGCCACCACCGACAGCCTGACCGGCCTGGCCAACCGCCACTGCTTCCTGGCCGAGGCCGAGCGCGCGCAGGCGCAGGCGCGGCGGCTCGGGCAGCCGCTCAGCCTGCTGATGCTGGACATCGACCACTTCAAGCGCATGAACGACGGCCACGGCCACGCCTTCGGCGACCGCGCGCTGCAGGTATTCGCAGCCGCCGCCGGCGCGGCGCTGCGCCGCGGCGACCTGCTGGGGCGGCTGGGCGGGGAGGAATTCGCGGTGCTGCTGCCCGCCACCGACGCGGCCGGGGCGTTCGCGCTGGCCGAGCGCCTGCGCCGCGCGGTGGCGACGGCGGCGCTCGAGGACCAGGGCGAGCGGATGGCGCTGACGGTCAGCATCGGCGTCGCCACGTTGGGGGAGGGCGACGGCATCGGCACGGCCCT
- a CDS encoding App1 family protein, with amino-acid sequence MSESAGALPFLILTRAGFDDLVERVEHAGALLILNPGIATEAELARLRAAGAVLHILGQPVEPGRAREAELALHLARGIDSRAWVEHGPALPGPGPVSGPVASGLPAAPEVSESLPPPRARDLHRRLARGAGLFAGQALRRLRGLAGGGQPMLLPYLGFGNAGKLWIKGRVLDEQAFRDQTPTDSGWHNLIALYRRLESDEVEGARVLARFQGQELESFTDRGGYFSFEISAAAPLADGWQRVELELPDSRGPDGQPPRAEAEAMVPASTAKFGIISDIDDTVLWTNVTNKLNMALMLVRSNAHTRKPFKGVAAFYRALSAGVSGKENNPLFYVSSSPWHLFGPLVDFLRMQGIPLGPLLLRELDLRTILKPTSHGSHKLEQIERILSFHPGMRFVLIGDSGEQDPEIYAEVVRRHPQAVRMIYIRNVNPDPLRIEALDRLIAEVSATGAQLVLAPDSVFAASHAAAEGLIHVDRLADVRLDKREDDKLLSAG; translated from the coding sequence GTGAGCGAGTCCGCGGGCGCCTTGCCCTTCCTGATCCTGACACGCGCCGGCTTCGACGACCTGGTCGAACGGGTCGAGCATGCCGGTGCGCTGCTGATCCTCAATCCCGGCATCGCCACCGAAGCCGAGCTGGCCCGCCTGCGCGCAGCCGGCGCCGTCCTGCACATCCTCGGCCAGCCGGTCGAGCCCGGCCGCGCGCGCGAGGCCGAGCTGGCCCTGCACCTGGCGCGCGGCATCGACAGCCGCGCCTGGGTCGAACACGGTCCGGCGCTGCCCGGGCCGGGACCGGTATCGGGACCGGTGGCAAGCGGCCTGCCGGCCGCGCCAGAAGTGTCCGAGTCGCTGCCGCCGCCGCGGGCGCGCGACCTGCACCGTCGCCTGGCGCGCGGCGCCGGCCTGTTCGCCGGCCAGGCGCTGCGCCGCCTGCGCGGCCTGGCCGGCGGCGGCCAGCCGATGCTGCTGCCTTACCTCGGCTTCGGCAATGCCGGCAAGCTGTGGATCAAGGGCCGGGTGCTGGACGAGCAGGCTTTCCGCGACCAGACCCCGACCGACAGCGGCTGGCACAACCTGATCGCCCTGTACCGCCGCCTGGAGTCGGACGAGGTGGAGGGCGCGCGCGTGCTGGCGCGCTTCCAGGGCCAGGAGCTGGAAAGCTTCACCGACCGCGGCGGCTACTTCAGCTTCGAGATCAGCGCCGCCGCGCCGCTGGCGGACGGCTGGCAGCGGGTCGAGCTGGAGCTGCCGGACAGCCGCGGCCCGGACGGCCAGCCGCCCAGGGCCGAGGCCGAGGCCATGGTGCCGGCATCCACGGCGAAGTTCGGGATCATCAGCGACATCGACGACACCGTGCTCTGGACCAATGTCACCAACAAATTGAACATGGCCCTGATGCTGGTGCGCAGCAACGCCCACACCCGCAAGCCCTTCAAGGGCGTGGCCGCCTTCTACCGCGCCCTGTCCGCCGGCGTGTCCGGCAAGGAAAACAACCCGCTGTTCTACGTCTCGAGCAGTCCCTGGCACCTGTTCGGGCCGCTCGTCGACTTCCTGCGCATGCAGGGCATTCCGCTCGGACCGCTGCTGCTGCGCGAGCTCGACCTGCGCACCATCCTCAAGCCCACCAGCCACGGCAGCCACAAGCTGGAGCAGATCGAGCGCATCCTGTCCTTCCACCCCGGCATGCGCTTCGTCCTGATCGGCGACAGCGGCGAACAGGATCCCGAGATCTATGCCGAGGTGGTGCGTCGCCATCCGCAGGCGGTACGCATGATCTATATCCGCAACGTGAATCCCGACCCCTTGCGCATCGAAGCCCTGGACCGCCTGATCGCCGAGGTCAGCGCCACCGGCGCCCAGCTCGTGCTGGCCCCCGACAGCGTGTTCGCCGCCTCGCACGCGGCGGCCGAGGGCCTGATCCACGTCGACCGCCTGGCCGACGTGCGCCTCGACAAGCGCGAGGACGACAAGCTGCTGAGCGCCGGCTGA
- a CDS encoding beta-1,6-N-acetylglucosaminyltransferase: MKQVFLIGAHKDAAQLEALVAALDDPDFLVYVHLDRKSAIDPGALHPAARLVRERIDVRWGRFSQVEAILVSARQILAEVPEFDKLVFLSAQDYPLLPNALLKRELEALRGRELIETAPIGPDGWNVAHRYQYFHREGGGRLERLACGLLNRGMKLLKRRRSFPAGLTPHGGSCWWALSRECVQEILRLHEAHPGLARLCRSAQCPDELFFQTLVMNSRYAGRVLAQNFRYIQWPEGGARNPKLLDESDLARIQASGAHFCRKLDSQASAGLLRRLAAWKESRAAA, from the coding sequence ATGAAACAGGTATTCCTGATCGGCGCCCACAAGGACGCCGCCCAGCTCGAGGCCCTGGTCGCGGCCTTGGACGACCCGGACTTCCTGGTCTACGTCCACCTCGACCGCAAGAGCGCGATCGACCCCGGCGCCCTGCATCCGGCGGCGCGCCTGGTGCGCGAGCGCATCGACGTGCGCTGGGGCCGCTTCTCCCAGGTCGAGGCGATCCTGGTCTCGGCGCGCCAGATCCTGGCCGAGGTGCCGGAGTTCGACAAGCTGGTCTTCCTCTCGGCCCAGGACTATCCGCTGCTGCCCAACGCCTTGCTCAAGCGCGAGCTGGAAGCCCTGCGCGGACGCGAGCTGATCGAGACCGCGCCGATCGGGCCGGACGGCTGGAACGTGGCCCACCGCTACCAGTATTTCCACCGCGAGGGCGGCGGCCGGCTCGAGCGCCTGGCCTGCGGCCTGCTCAATCGCGGCATGAAGCTCCTCAAGCGCCGGCGAAGCTTTCCGGCCGGGCTCACGCCGCACGGCGGCTCCTGCTGGTGGGCGCTGTCGCGCGAGTGCGTGCAGGAGATCCTGCGCCTGCACGAAGCCCATCCGGGACTGGCGCGCCTGTGCCGCAGCGCCCAGTGCCCGGACGAGCTGTTCTTCCAGACCCTGGTCATGAATTCGCGCTACGCCGGGCGCGTCCTGGCGCAGAACTTCCGCTACATCCAGTGGCCGGAGGGCGGCGCCCGCAATCCCAAGCTGCTGGACGAAAGCGACCTGGCGCGCATCCAGGCTTCCGGGGCCCATTTCTGCCGCAAGCTCGACAGCCAGGCCAGCGCCGGACTGTTGCGGCGCTTGGCCGCGTGGAAGGAGAGCAGGGCGGCGGCCTGA
- a CDS encoding DUF4962 domain-containing protein, whose protein sequence is MKFHRKSLVCAALFASLVASIDARADWVESTDPLIVKPSPAMNTVAAQNPPGFTWARHATGPANYELEITPVGGTPTKIVTDRNWYLPTKAMALGNYTWRVRPTTSGEWSSPRTFSVTSKSNIFEVPDNATLRSRIMSKARPRSLPASVTPVATWKYARKVELEHYVSRLGNEVVAQSTAVPALSDSRWSITISTPLTAAMASQQTDVRQRINEASRQLEAASLMVYLKGDQVYLTEALKRGDQLASLDPNGPTSYANQDQATRQIAWSLIKAVDVLGPKLDATRKARWLAAVKARATEMFNNLAGDNGRLDQYPFDSHGNTSLIFMVLISTLSLGDIPEAQKWFDFSFRAYANSPSPWSGPEGGYANGTAYAEYNAGYLLALWDPLTHASGVNFFGKPWTLGFLDFAMEFTPPGSRVHAFGDASETKPDSRVFRAFASRMWSPRAAWYVKNTSGMEDGLSLLQAEYPLPVKNTTVYAAPSDSAYYPSIGWVAMHSNLASDQRSSLYFKSSPYGSFNHSHGDQNGILLSVANQPLLVKAGWYDWYGSPYWTDWYHQTRSQNGITFDGGKGQMVTGYREQLQRNGRITGFSAQPSYDYAEGDATPAYGGQLTMAKRQIWHLRNAGNAILVRDRLASTVARTYEWNIHTPVIMTVENSLNVKVVAGAQSVCLRSLNTNASFAKWIGPGAKTNVVEDHGAFYLKNDGKSTAEFLVLLDVGCKRPTVNITTSGSTRTVTVAGQAVTIN, encoded by the coding sequence ATGAAATTTCACCGGAAGAGTCTCGTTTGTGCTGCCCTGTTTGCCTCGCTGGTCGCGAGCATCGATGCGCGCGCGGACTGGGTCGAGTCCACCGATCCCCTGATCGTTAAGCCGAGCCCGGCAATGAACACGGTGGCGGCCCAGAACCCGCCGGGTTTCACCTGGGCGCGTCATGCGACCGGTCCGGCCAACTACGAACTCGAGATCACCCCGGTCGGCGGCACGCCGACCAAGATCGTCACCGACCGCAACTGGTATCTGCCGACCAAGGCCATGGCCCTCGGTAACTACACCTGGCGCGTGCGCCCGACCACTTCGGGAGAATGGTCGAGCCCGCGCACTTTCTCGGTGACCAGCAAGTCCAACATCTTCGAAGTGCCGGACAACGCCACCCTGCGCTCGCGCATCATGTCCAAGGCCCGTCCGCGCTCGCTGCCGGCATCGGTGACCCCGGTCGCGACCTGGAAATACGCCCGCAAGGTCGAACTCGAACACTACGTGAGCCGCCTCGGCAACGAAGTGGTGGCCCAGTCCACCGCCGTGCCGGCCCTGTCCGACTCGCGCTGGAGCATCACCATCTCGACCCCGCTGACCGCCGCCATGGCTTCGCAGCAGACCGACGTGCGCCAACGCATCAACGAAGCCAGCCGCCAGCTCGAAGCCGCTTCGCTGATGGTCTATCTCAAGGGCGACCAGGTCTACCTGACCGAAGCGCTCAAGCGCGGCGACCAGCTCGCTTCGCTCGACCCCAACGGCCCGACCAGCTACGCCAACCAGGACCAGGCCACCCGCCAGATCGCCTGGAGCCTGATCAAGGCCGTCGACGTGCTGGGCCCGAAACTGGACGCGACCCGCAAGGCGCGCTGGCTGGCCGCGGTCAAGGCCCGCGCCACCGAGATGTTCAACAACCTGGCGGGCGACAACGGCCGCCTCGACCAGTACCCCTTCGATTCGCACGGCAACACCAGCCTGATCTTCATGGTGCTGATCTCGACCCTGTCGCTGGGCGACATCCCGGAAGCCCAGAAGTGGTTCGACTTCTCCTTCCGCGCCTACGCCAACAGCCCCTCGCCCTGGAGCGGCCCGGAAGGCGGCTACGCCAACGGCACCGCCTACGCCGAGTACAACGCAGGCTACCTGCTGGCGCTGTGGGACCCGCTCACCCATGCCTCGGGCGTGAACTTCTTCGGCAAGCCCTGGACCCTCGGTTTCCTGGACTTCGCGATGGAATTCACCCCGCCGGGTTCGCGCGTCCACGCCTTCGGCGACGCCTCCGAGACCAAGCCGGACTCCCGCGTGTTCCGCGCCTTCGCTTCCCGCATGTGGTCGCCGCGCGCCGCCTGGTACGTGAAGAACACCTCGGGCATGGAAGACGGGCTCTCGCTGCTGCAGGCCGAGTATCCGCTGCCGGTGAAGAACACCACCGTCTACGCGGCGCCTTCGGACTCGGCCTACTACCCGAGCATCGGCTGGGTGGCCATGCACAGCAACCTGGCGTCGGACCAGCGTTCCTCGCTGTACTTCAAGTCCAGCCCCTACGGCTCCTTCAACCACAGCCACGGCGACCAGAACGGCATCCTGCTGTCGGTCGCGAACCAGCCCCTGCTGGTGAAGGCCGGCTGGTACGACTGGTACGGCTCGCCCTACTGGACCGACTGGTACCACCAGACCCGTTCGCAGAACGGCATCACCTTCGACGGCGGCAAGGGCCAGATGGTGACCGGCTACCGCGAGCAGCTGCAGCGTAACGGCCGCATCACCGGTTTCTCGGCCCAGCCGAGCTACGACTACGCGGAAGGCGACGCCACCCCGGCCTACGGCGGTCAGCTGACCATGGCCAAGCGCCAGATCTGGCACCTGCGCAACGCCGGCAACGCCATCCTGGTGCGCGACCGCCTGGCCAGCACCGTGGCCCGCACCTATGAGTGGAACATCCACACCCCGGTCATCATGACGGTGGAGAACTCGCTCAACGTCAAGGTCGTCGCCGGTGCCCAGTCGGTCTGCCTGCGTTCGCTGAACACCAATGCCAGCTTCGCCAAGTGGATCGGTCCGGGCGCCAAGACCAACGTGGTCGAGGACCACGGCGCCTTCTACCTGAAGAACGACGGCAAGTCGACCGCCGAGTTCCTGGTGCTGCTGGACGTGGGCTGCAAGCGCCCGACCGTCAACATCACCACCAGCGGCTCGACCCGCACCGTGACCGTGGCCGGCCAGGCAGTGACGATCAACTAA
- a CDS encoding glycosyltransferase family 2 protein, whose protein sequence is MPNTPTFSIVTCTWNSAATLADTLASVQSQTCQDFEHIFVDGGSTDATLDMIAAYPGNKRVLRDVGGGISRAMNQGIEAARGEFIAHLHSDDYYAGPDVLATVARAFEGARTAGQPADWLYGNIQVLKDGKLVPPYAMPPYSYRSFVAGRASIPHPAVFIRKAAFERHGMFDEQLKYAMDIDLWLRLGAVARPIMVDQPLTVFRDHAGSVSSANKIKARREEFAVRKRHMAKAPLAFGIYCLRYMKRMRVLEAEARELKPA, encoded by the coding sequence ATGCCGAACACACCAACCTTTTCGATCGTTACCTGCACCTGGAACAGCGCCGCCACGCTGGCTGACACCCTGGCCTCGGTCCAGTCCCAGACCTGCCAGGACTTCGAACACATCTTCGTGGACGGCGGCTCGACCGACGCCACCCTGGACATGATCGCCGCCTATCCCGGCAACAAGCGGGTGCTGCGCGACGTCGGCGGCGGCATCAGCCGCGCCATGAACCAGGGCATCGAAGCGGCGCGCGGCGAATTCATCGCCCACCTGCACTCGGACGACTATTACGCCGGCCCCGACGTGCTGGCCACGGTGGCGCGCGCCTTCGAAGGCGCGCGCACGGCAGGCCAGCCCGCGGATTGGTTGTACGGCAATATCCAGGTGCTGAAGGACGGCAAGCTGGTGCCCCCCTATGCGATGCCGCCGTATTCCTACCGCTCCTTCGTGGCCGGGCGAGCCTCGATCCCGCATCCGGCCGTGTTCATCCGCAAGGCCGCCTTCGAGCGCCATGGCATGTTCGACGAGCAGCTCAAGTACGCGATGGACATCGACCTCTGGCTGCGCCTGGGTGCGGTGGCGCGGCCGATCATGGTCGACCAGCCGCTGACCGTGTTCCGCGACCACGCGGGCAGCGTGTCCTCGGCCAACAAGATCAAGGCGCGGCGCGAGGAATTCGCGGTGCGCAAGCGGCACATGGCCAAGGCGCCGCTGGCCTTCGGTATTTACTGCCTGCGTTACATGAAGCGCATGCGGGTGCTGGAAGCCGAAGCGAGGGAGCTGAAACCGGCGTAG
- a CDS encoding glycosyltransferase family 4 protein, which yields MRILMVSEDLPGEQIGGLGKHVVTLANRLLAEGHDVEILGRNDRGTVGCAEQIGFKGVFRPGFDQARPGWKELQMGVFNPLKRPYFARKIGAAINEHAPGFDVVHYHGHLPMVGLHVEEGINYVQTRHDQGSECLTHLRFRDGAVCDNLVPGDCSACITRSAGPMRKRVTAIAVNGYREQTARAFARHKTVFVSDFLRRQFLRAVPDADLSRCRVIHNFVDYPRLRAAAEAAPDPVMGEVVLVGRVDKGKGFAEFLDAASGRLPPHARLLIAGDGPQRAELEARHGGAGVRFLGWQDYPSTLALSARAHLCVVPSLCEEACSTTVLEALALGRQCVAMARGGTPELARYQLYEGQLALAESMDELVGLVAARLAEPPRRVAPAPQFGADAGRLLPRLLELYAEHTNLFDRYLHLEQRRHAG from the coding sequence ATGCGGATCTTGATGGTGTCGGAGGATTTACCTGGAGAACAGATTGGCGGCCTGGGCAAGCACGTGGTCACGCTTGCGAACCGCCTGCTGGCCGAAGGGCACGACGTCGAGATCCTCGGCCGCAACGATCGCGGCACCGTGGGCTGCGCCGAGCAGATCGGTTTCAAGGGCGTGTTCCGCCCTGGCTTCGACCAGGCGCGCCCCGGCTGGAAGGAATTGCAGATGGGCGTGTTCAACCCGCTCAAGCGCCCTTATTTCGCCCGCAAGATCGGCGCCGCCATCAACGAGCACGCGCCCGGCTTCGACGTGGTCCACTACCACGGCCACCTGCCGATGGTGGGCCTGCACGTGGAGGAGGGCATCAACTACGTCCAGACCCGCCACGACCAGGGCAGCGAATGCCTGACCCACCTGCGTTTCCGCGACGGCGCCGTGTGCGACAACCTGGTGCCGGGCGACTGCTCGGCCTGCATCACCCGGTCCGCCGGCCCGATGCGCAAGCGCGTGACCGCGATCGCCGTCAACGGCTACCGCGAGCAGACCGCGCGCGCCTTCGCCCGCCACAAGACGGTGTTCGTGTCGGACTTCCTGCGCCGCCAGTTCCTGCGCGCCGTGCCCGACGCCGACCTCTCGCGCTGCCGCGTGATCCACAACTTCGTCGACTACCCGCGCCTGCGCGCCGCGGCCGAGGCCGCCCCCGACCCGGTGATGGGCGAGGTGGTGCTGGTGGGCCGGGTCGACAAGGGCAAGGGCTTCGCCGAATTCCTCGACGCCGCCAGCGGCCGCCTGCCGCCGCATGCGCGCCTCCTGATCGCCGGCGACGGCCCGCAGCGCGCCGAACTCGAAGCCCGCCATGGCGGGGCAGGGGTGCGCTTCCTCGGCTGGCAGGACTATCCCAGCACCCTGGCCCTGTCGGCGCGCGCCCACCTGTGCGTGGTGCCCTCGCTGTGCGAGGAAGCCTGCAGCACCACGGTGCTGGAAGCCCTGGCCCTGGGACGCCAGTGCGTCGCGATGGCGCGCGGCGGCACCCCGGAGCTGGCCCGCTACCAGCTCTACGAGGGCCAGCTGGCGCTGGCCGAATCCATGGACGAGCTGGTCGGCCTGGTGGCCGCCCGGCTTGCCGAACCACCCCGGCGCGTGGCGCCGGCGCCGCAGTTCGGCGCCGATGCCGGGCGCCTGCTACCGCGCTTACTGGAGCTGTATGCCGAACACACCAACCTTTTCGATCGTTACCTGCACCTGGAACAGCGCCGCCACGCTGGCTGA
- a CDS encoding oligosaccharide flippase family protein — MNLRLLRNAWSNLLGAAIPALVMLGTVPLVVKGLGEASYGVYSLVTAIVGYFAVIDINVTAGSVKYIAEHQAREDRAKVAETLTFGLATYTLIGLVGGAGLFLGAAWFVNDVFTVPPRLVQEATDTLRLASLGFFLGQLQAYLNSVPQSLMRYDISSRVEMVFGTLVPLATVGILMLGYGLFEVILLRVVASSIHCLILWRAIRRLLPGLAFRWPGQRIRAELLGFSAYSFLARFASLSYAYADKLIIGALVGVTGLAYFTVASTLANRVLSLTFRLSGVFFPAASALAAKGELARLDQVYLKATRYVVYLNAAILVLVAVFAHQILALWMNEDFARNGAVVLTVMALSQFIDSLTSLPSLVNDGMGHPRVSGMFALGRACAGLAIVYVGVAGWGIDGAAWGHLVGSLLFTTAFVVYVHGRTVPTSLGRLLSQGYAPGLLGVALVAIAATAAEQLFDGGMTDFLVILALTVVLLGVHGVMFVIERDDRMLAWSRVKQRWQPAGG, encoded by the coding sequence ATGAACCTGCGACTCCTGCGCAACGCCTGGTCCAACCTGCTGGGGGCGGCGATTCCGGCCCTGGTCATGCTCGGCACCGTGCCCCTGGTGGTCAAGGGCCTGGGGGAGGCCAGCTATGGCGTCTACTCCCTGGTGACCGCCATCGTCGGCTATTTCGCCGTGATCGACATCAATGTCACCGCCGGCTCGGTCAAGTACATCGCCGAACACCAGGCGCGCGAAGACCGCGCCAAGGTGGCCGAGACGCTCACCTTCGGCCTGGCCACCTATACCCTGATCGGGCTGGTGGGCGGGGCCGGCCTGTTCCTGGGCGCGGCCTGGTTCGTGAACGACGTGTTCACGGTGCCGCCGCGCCTGGTCCAGGAAGCCACCGACACCCTGCGCCTGGCCTCGCTCGGCTTCTTCCTGGGCCAGCTCCAGGCCTACCTGAACAGCGTGCCCCAGTCCCTGATGCGCTACGACATCTCGAGCCGCGTGGAGATGGTGTTCGGCACCCTGGTGCCGCTCGCCACGGTCGGCATCCTGATGCTCGGCTACGGCCTGTTCGAGGTGATCCTGCTGCGCGTGGTGGCCAGCAGCATCCACTGCCTGATCCTGTGGCGCGCCATCCGCCGCCTGCTGCCCGGCCTGGCCTTCCGCTGGCCGGGGCAGCGCATCCGCGCCGAGCTGCTCGGCTTCTCGGCCTATTCCTTCCTGGCGCGCTTCGCCTCGCTGTCCTACGCCTATGCCGACAAGCTGATCATCGGCGCCCTGGTCGGCGTAACCGGCCTGGCCTATTTCACGGTCGCCTCGACCCTGGCCAACCGGGTGCTGAGCCTGACCTTCCGCCTGTCCGGGGTGTTCTTCCCGGCCGCCAGCGCCCTGGCCGCGAAGGGCGAGCTGGCCCGGCTCGACCAGGTCTACCTGAAGGCGACGCGCTACGTGGTGTATCTGAATGCCGCGATCCTGGTGCTGGTGGCGGTGTTCGCCCACCAGATCCTGGCCCTGTGGATGAACGAGGACTTCGCGCGCAACGGCGCCGTGGTGCTCACCGTGATGGCGCTGTCGCAATTCATCGATTCGCTCACCAGCCTGCCGTCCCTGGTCAACGACGGCATGGGCCATCCGCGCGTGTCCGGCATGTTCGCGCTGGGACGCGCCTGCGCCGGCCTGGCCATCGTCTACGTCGGCGTGGCCGGCTGGGGCATCGATGGCGCGGCCTGGGGCCACCTGGTTGGCTCGCTGCTGTTCACCACGGCCTTCGTGGTCTACGTCCACGGCCGCACAGTGCCGACCTCGCTCGGCCGCCTGCTGTCCCAGGGCTATGCGCCGGGCCTGCTCGGTGTCGCCCTGGTGGCGATCGCCGCCACCGCCGCCGAGCAGCTGTTCGACGGCGGCATGACGGATTTCCTGGTCATCCTGGCGCTCACGGTGGTCCTGCTGGGCGTGCACGGGGTGATGTTCGTGATCGAGCGCGACGATCGCATGCTGGCCTGGTCGCGCGTCAAGCAACGTTGGCAGCCGGCGGGAGGATGA
- a CDS encoding O-antigen ligase — MNEILPYIYYSLPWAFVIGLSIAAVAGVGLGLVWPRFLVYGYLLVFFWVNSTSYGNLAVFAAKSIYSRGSGKLYFALLLWCMLGAWVVARVSATFNRYPAPACNLRPWFWGWFLLLAAHVGVGLFSGVPLAETLAPSGFSNIVWMMPLIALMLLAFRTREQVIELAHFIMLAGLCRAVFGLVRWAAFGGDPNNVYANMNAIKIRLTFFDINDSLLCTVAFAITAVHLFQAHKTDRPKFWRNIEWMTLVLTAACVVLSYRRSAWIGFLLAFVVVMFRFPTKRRLQLTVAGLPLVGAALAYAAVRRLTQTKGASGGLSSMIYDMQSKRFGPESERVLELKLAAADFMSRPLTGIGSWGRYNGYQYISWQNNPDGGLFLHSGILHIALKSGLIGTTLLFGTILAFVGFARRTLRKLPPELLGLGTAGVAGIAFMTPDLLIGTPFPQVRTTQMLAFCMALPYLAAAVSQMAPAPVRQAPKPFVPRPRLVHA; from the coding sequence ATGAACGAGATCCTGCCCTATATCTATTATTCGCTGCCCTGGGCCTTCGTGATCGGCTTGTCGATCGCGGCCGTGGCCGGCGTGGGCCTGGGCCTGGTCTGGCCGCGCTTCCTGGTCTATGGCTACCTGCTGGTGTTCTTCTGGGTGAATTCGACCAGCTACGGCAACCTGGCGGTGTTCGCCGCCAAGAGCATCTACAGCCGCGGCTCGGGCAAGCTCTACTTCGCCCTGCTGCTGTGGTGCATGCTGGGCGCCTGGGTCGTGGCGCGGGTCTCGGCCACCTTCAACCGCTATCCGGCGCCGGCCTGCAACCTGCGGCCCTGGTTCTGGGGCTGGTTCCTGCTGCTCGCGGCCCACGTGGGCGTGGGCCTGTTCTCGGGCGTGCCCCTGGCCGAAACCCTGGCGCCCTCGGGCTTCTCCAACATCGTCTGGATGATGCCCCTGATCGCCCTGATGCTGCTGGCCTTCCGCACCCGCGAGCAGGTGATCGAACTGGCCCACTTCATCATGCTGGCCGGCCTGTGCCGCGCCGTGTTCGGCCTGGTCCGCTGGGCGGCCTTCGGCGGCGACCCGAACAATGTCTACGCCAACATGAACGCGATCAAGATCCGGCTGACCTTCTTCGACATCAACGACAGCCTGCTGTGCACGGTCGCCTTCGCCATCACCGCGGTCCACCTGTTCCAGGCGCACAAGACCGACCGCCCCAAGTTCTGGCGCAACATCGAATGGATGACCCTGGTCCTGACCGCCGCCTGCGTGGTGCTATCCTACCGCCGCTCGGCCTGGATCGGTTTCCTGCTGGCATTCGTGGTGGTGATGTTCCGCTTCCCGACCAAGCGCCGCCTCCAGCTCACCGTGGCCGGACTGCCCCTGGTGGGCGCGGCCCTGGCCTATGCCGCGGTGCGCCGCCTGACCCAGACCAAGGGCGCGAGCGGCGGCCTCTCGTCGATGATCTACGACATGCAATCGAAGCGCTTCGGCCCCGAGAGCGAGCGCGTGCTCGAACTCAAGCTGGCCGCGGCCGATTTCATGTCGCGCCCGCTCACCGGCATCGGTTCCTGGGGCCGCTATAACGGCTACCAGTACATCTCCTGGCAGAACAATCCGGATGGCGGCCTGTTCCTGCACAGCGGCATCCTGCACATCGCCCTGAAGAGCGGCCTGATCGGCACGACCCTGCTGTTCGGCACCATCCTGGCCTTCGTCGGCTTCGCCCGCCGCACCCTGCGTAAACTCCCGCCCGAACTGCTGGGCCTGGGCACGGCCGGGGTGGCGGGGATCGCCTTCATGACCCCCGACCTATTGATCGGCACGCCGTTCCCGCAGGTGCGCACCACCCAGATGCTGGCCTTCTGCATGGCCTTGCCCTACCTGGCGGCGGCGGTCAGCCAAATGGCCCCAGCCCCGGTGCGCCAGGCGCCCAAACCCTTCGTACCCCGTCCCCGCCTGGTGCACGCCTGA